One stretch of Ipomoea triloba cultivar NCNSP0323 chromosome 8, ASM357664v1 DNA includes these proteins:
- the LOC116026942 gene encoding zinc finger BED domain-containing protein RICESLEEPER 2-like yields the protein MESISLSGQPPPILSSEELTGVEAEAMERNQSQQQHSKKHGTSSLRHHMLNCLKNPHSKDVRQSLLTFQPVVSPSPETGVNVRVLTTWVLNQDAIRRALAEMILIDKLLFRFVEGQGFRKFILVACPRFKIPSRWTIIRDIYQIFSDERVNLKKLFRTSCQRVSITTDTWTSVQRINYMCITAHFIDNQWKLRKKIISFVPVTSHRGNDTAMGFFKNKLLSWGVSSVKCNYVHMRCIAHVLNLIVQDGLKDVDSSVKKVRDAVRYVRNSPARLKKFRDLTDLIGVEAKSSLTLDVPTRWNSTYLMLKNAVTYQQVFEAYEENDSSFSTDLGESIPDFMDWYSVEHMVKLLKCFYEMTLRISGSPYVTANNFFSEISDLSCMLSEMVEAESASVNLMGLNMKTKFEKYWGDPDKMNAIIFYANILDPRDKIAYMPYQFTQLYGDDKGESCFKNVLTCLKNLFDDYVHGSSVSVDSATTVTGTSQSHSQSVTIGRPQSKLKSQLKKQRAESGELGGKKTELEIYLSEEIVEDENPDFDILNWWKINTTSESAFSTSGRVLDAFRSSLTPRIVEALVCAQDWMRLPNQPISVEENLDEVERLETELVSGSGAGSSEVGLSLPTIALPIGKMASGWATIICCCHFAICQFGLLELGTMRQEQMDNLQVATVHLHRISATLSSVLQLVGYLMPLVGKDWTICCNL from the exons GACAATCTCTGCTAACATTTCAGCCTGTGGTTAGTCCTAGTCCAGAGACGGGGGTTAATGTGCGGGTCTTAACTACTTGGGTGCTCAATCAAGATGCAATTAGGAGGGCCCTAGCAGAAATGATACTCATTGATAAGCTTCTTTTCAGATTTGTAGAGGGGCAGGGGTTTAGAAAATTTATTCTTGTTGCATGTCCTAGATTTAAGATCCCATCTAGATGGACTATAATTAGGGATATTTATCAGATTTTTTCTGATGAGAGAGTAAATCTGAAGAAACTGTTTAGGACTTCCTGCCAAAGAGTTAGTATCACAACTGATACTTGGACTTCTGTCCAAAGGATAAACTATATGTGCATCACTGCACATTTTATAGATAACCAATGGAAGCTACGCAAAAAGATCATATCATTTGTCCCTGTCACCTCACATAGGGG TAATGACACTGCTATGGGTTTCTTCAAAAACAAGTTGCTGTCTTGGGGGGTTTCTTCTGTGAAATGCAATTATGTGCACATGAGATGTATTGCACATGTCTTAAATTTGATTGTCCAGGATGGGTTAAAGGATGTAGACAGTTCTGTAAAGAAGGTGAGGGATGCAGTTAGATATGTGAGAAATTCTCCTGCTAGGCTAAAAAAATTCAGGGACCTTACTGATTTAATAGGGGTGGAAGCCAAGTCTAGTTTGACTCTTGATGTACCAACTAGATGGAACTCAACCTACTTGATGCTTAAGAATGCAGTCACATATCAACAGGTATTTGAGGCCTATGAAGAAAATGATAGTTCATTCTCCACTGATTTAGGTGAATCTATCCCAGATTTTATGGATTGGTATTCTGTTGAGCATATGGTGAAGTTGCTTAAATGTTTTTATGAAATGACCCTAAGGATTTCTGGTTCTCCATATGTGACTGCCAATAATTTCTTCTCTGAAATTTCTGACTTGTCTTGCATGCTGTCTGAAATGGTGGAAGCTGAATCTGCCTCTGTTAATCTGATGGGTTTAAATATGAAAACGAAGTTTGAGAAATATTGGGGTGATCCTGATAAAATGAATGCCATCATTTTTTATGCAAATATTTTGGATCCAAGGGATAAAATTGCATACATGCCATACCAGTTCACACAACTGTATGGTGATGATAAGGGAGAATCTTGTTTCAAAAATGTTTTAACTTGTCTGAAGAATTTGTTTGATGACTATGTGCATGGTTCATCTGTCAGTGTTGATTCTGCTACTACTGTCACTGGTACATCCCAGTCCCACTCTCAATCTGTCACCATTGGTAGACCACAGTCTAAACTGAAATCTCAGTTAAAAAAGCAAAGAGCAGAGAGTGGTGAGTTAGGAGGCAAAAAAACTGAGCTGGAAATCTATCTAAGTGAGGAAATTGTGGAGGATGAAAATCCCgattttgacattttaaattgGTGGAAGATCAATACTA CCTCTGAATCTGCTTTTAGCACTAGTGGGAGAGTGCTAGATGCATTTAGGAGTTCATTAACTCCTAGAATAGTGGAAGCACTTGTGTGTGCCCAAGATTGGATGAGGTTGCCAAATCAACCCATCTCAGTAGAAGAAAATCTGGATGAAGTGGAGAGATTAGAAACAG AACTGGTGAGTGGCAGTGGAGCTGGGAGCAGTGAAGTTGGTTTATCACTTCCCACAATTGCT TTGCCAATTGGCAAAATGGCAAGTGGTTGGGCAACTATTATTTGTTGCTGCCATTTTGCAATTTGCCAGTTTGGACTGTTGGAACTTGGAACTATGAGGCAAGAACAAATGGATAATTTGCAAGTTGCAACAG TTCACCTTCACAGAATatcagctacacttagttcagTACTTCAGTTAGTTGGTTACTTGATGCCCCTAGTTGGCAAAGATTGGACAATTTG ttgtaacttgtaa